The genomic window CCTCCTTAGCCTAAAAATTCTGTATATAGTTATAAATACGTAATATATTACCCTTATATACGTAATATATTACATATTTATATATAAGTCAAGATAATTATTGTGAAATTAACTATTAATTTAAAATTAGAATTGAAAATTGTGCTTATGTACAATAATATAGATAATAGAATGTTTAATAGATTTTGTATAATAAAATTATTGATATAACTGTTGAAAGTGGTGGCTTGTATGTATACCCTTGATGAATTAAATAATATAGTTCAAAAGTGTAAGAGATGCAATTTACATAAAACAAGGACTAATGTTGTTTTTGGAGAAGGAAACGAAAATGCAGATATAATGTTTATTGGAGAAGGACCGGGATATAACGAGGATATTCAAGGAAGACCTTTTGTAGGGGCTGCCGGTAAGCTCCTAGATAAGATGCTAAAGGCTATAGACTTAGATAGAAATGAAATATACATAGCTAATATAGTAAAATGTAGACCACCGAATAATAGAAATCCATTAAGAACAGAAAGTGAGAAATGTATAGAGTATCTAAGATGGCAGGTACACATTATAAGACCTAAAATTATTGTATGCCTCGGAGCAGTTTCAGCGAGAAATATAATAGAACCTCAATTTAGAATTACCAAAGATAGAGGAAAGTGGGTAAAAAAAGGACAATTTTACATAATGCCAACATACCATCCAGCAGCTTTATTAAGAGATGAAAATAAGAAAAGACCAGCATGGGAAGATTTAAAAAATATTAGAAGTAAGTATAATGAAATAATTAGTATAGGAAAGGACGGAGAAAAGTGAAAGAACAAGAGTTACAAAAGTTAAATAATAAGATACTTGAAGAGCACAAAGATAAAGAAATAGTACTCGGAGATGGAACTGTAGATAGCAGTATAATATTGGTAGGTGAAGCTCCAGGAGCAAACGAAGTAAAGTTGAAAAAACCTTTTGTAGGGCAAGCAGGTAAACATTTAGAAGAATTTTTAGATATATTGGAATTACAAAGAAAAGAACTTTACATTACTAATACAGTAAAATTTAGACCCACAAGAATAAGTAAAAAAACAGGTAGAAAAATAAATAGAGCACCATCAAAAAAGGCAATAGAAAGCTTTAAGGAATATTTACTTACAGAAATAGATATAATCAAACCAGATTTTATAGTTACACTAGGAAATATACCATTAAAAACGTTGGTGGAAGATAGTAATGTAAAAATAGGTGAACTTCACGGAAAATTACAGAAGGTTTGTATAAATAATAAAGAATACATATTGTTTCCATTATACCATCCTGCGGCAGTTATATATAGAAAAGAGCTAAAAGAAGTTTATTATAATGACTTATATAAGCTAAAGGAAGTACTAAAGAAAAAGGTTTATTAAAAGTTGTTTATATTCCAGTAATATATAGTTACAATTAAAAAAATATTAGCTAGATATGTAATACAAATCAATAATAGTGGTTATAATAAAATACAGATTTTTAAGTGTGCATATAAAAGAAAAAATAAGAAAACTAAAGATATTAAAGATAAGTTTACATTATATCCATATATTGCTTGTTGCTATTAAAT from Caldisalinibacter kiritimatiensis includes these protein-coding regions:
- a CDS encoding uracil-DNA glycosylase — translated: MKEQELQKLNNKILEEHKDKEIVLGDGTVDSSIILVGEAPGANEVKLKKPFVGQAGKHLEEFLDILELQRKELYITNTVKFRPTRISKKTGRKINRAPSKKAIESFKEYLLTEIDIIKPDFIVTLGNIPLKTLVEDSNVKIGELHGKLQKVCINNKEYILFPLYHPAAVIYRKELKEVYYNDLYKLKEVLKKKVY
- a CDS encoding uracil-DNA glycosylase, with amino-acid sequence MYTLDELNNIVQKCKRCNLHKTRTNVVFGEGNENADIMFIGEGPGYNEDIQGRPFVGAAGKLLDKMLKAIDLDRNEIYIANIVKCRPPNNRNPLRTESEKCIEYLRWQVHIIRPKIIVCLGAVSARNIIEPQFRITKDRGKWVKKGQFYIMPTYHPAALLRDENKKRPAWEDLKNIRSKYNEIISIGKDGEK